In one window of Pseudomonas putida DNA:
- a CDS encoding GntR family transcriptional regulator — MNEQLQPLKKPARTAKAGRSGTQDDIVYAHIFEAILEQRLAPGTKLSEEALGEIFGVSRTIIRRALSRLAHESVVLLRPNRGAVVASPTVEEARQVFFSRRMVERAITELAVQHASGEQLNELRQMVRDERDSFSRGDRGAGIRLSGEFHLKLAEAAGNAPLVSFQRSLVSQTSLIIAQYESGNRSHCSYDEHMQLIDAIEARDAEQAVSLMMHHMDHIDSKLNLDEDSASDDLHAVFSHLLKKPKAAAKG; from the coding sequence ATGAACGAACAGCTGCAACCTCTGAAGAAACCTGCGCGCACAGCCAAGGCCGGCCGCAGCGGTACCCAGGACGACATCGTCTATGCGCACATTTTCGAGGCCATTCTCGAACAGCGCCTGGCGCCGGGCACCAAGTTGAGCGAGGAAGCGCTGGGCGAAATCTTCGGCGTCAGCCGCACCATCATTCGCCGCGCCTTGTCGCGTCTGGCCCATGAAAGCGTGGTGTTGTTGCGACCCAACCGTGGTGCGGTCGTGGCCAGCCCCACGGTGGAGGAGGCGCGCCAGGTGTTCTTCTCCCGGCGCATGGTCGAGCGCGCCATCACCGAGCTTGCGGTGCAGCACGCCTCCGGCGAGCAACTCAACGAACTGCGCCAGATGGTCCGCGATGAGCGCGACAGCTTCTCGCGTGGCGATCGTGGCGCCGGCATCCGTCTTTCCGGCGAGTTCCACCTCAAGCTGGCCGAGGCGGCCGGCAATGCACCGCTGGTCAGCTTCCAGCGCAGCCTGGTGTCGCAAACGTCGTTGATCATCGCCCAGTACGAAAGCGGCAACCGCTCGCATTGCTCGTACGATGAACACATGCAGCTGATCGATGCCATCGAGGCGCGCGATGCCGAGCAGGCGGTGAGCCTGATGATGCATCACATGGATCATATCGACAGCAAGCTCAACCTTGACGAAGACAGCGCGTCCGACGACCTGCATGCGGTGTTCTCGCACCTGCTGAAAAAACCCAAGGCTGCCGCCAAGGGTTGA
- a CDS encoding NCS2 family permease: protein MIAGMTTFITMAYIIFVNPNIMADAGIDHGAAFVATCIAAALGCLLMGLYANWPVGLAPGMGLNAFFTYTVVGTMGYTWEAALGAVFVSGVLFMLLTLSRVREWLLNSIPVSLRHAMGAGVGLFLGLIGLKTAGIIVDSPATLIKLGSLHEPGPLLAAVCFLMIAVLSYHRVFGAILISIIAVTLAGWGLGLVQYGGVFSLPPSLAPTWMAMDVAGVFNVSMISVVLAFLFVHMFDTAGTLMGVAQRANLVAPDGRIENLSRALKADSASSVFGAAVGVPPVTSYVESAAGVAAGGRTGLTAVVVGLLFVAAMFFAPLAGMIPAYATAGALIYVAMLMMGSMAHINWDEATDSIPAIVTAIMMPLTFSVADGIALGFISYVVLKAGTGKYKEISASLWVLCVIFIAKFVFL from the coding sequence ATGATCGCCGGGATGACCACTTTCATCACCATGGCCTACATCATCTTCGTCAACCCCAACATCATGGCCGACGCCGGTATCGATCACGGTGCCGCCTTCGTCGCCACCTGCATCGCCGCCGCCCTGGGCTGCCTGCTGATGGGCCTGTACGCCAACTGGCCGGTGGGCCTGGCACCGGGCATGGGGCTCAACGCCTTCTTCACCTACACCGTGGTCGGCACCATGGGCTACACCTGGGAGGCCGCGCTGGGCGCCGTGTTCGTCTCGGGCGTGCTGTTCATGCTGCTGACCCTGTCGCGGGTGCGCGAGTGGCTGCTCAACAGCATTCCGGTGAGCCTGCGCCATGCCATGGGTGCCGGGGTCGGGCTGTTCCTCGGGCTGATCGGCCTGAAGACCGCCGGCATCATCGTCGACAGCCCGGCGACGCTGATCAAGCTCGGTTCGCTGCATGAGCCCGGACCGCTGCTGGCGGCCGTGTGTTTCCTGATGATCGCGGTGCTGAGCTACCACCGGGTGTTCGGCGCCATTCTCATCAGCATCATCGCCGTGACCCTGGCCGGCTGGGGCCTGGGCCTGGTGCAGTATGGCGGGGTGTTCTCGCTGCCACCGAGCCTGGCACCGACCTGGATGGCCATGGACGTGGCCGGGGTATTCAACGTCAGCATGATCAGCGTGGTGCTGGCCTTCCTGTTCGTGCACATGTTCGACACCGCCGGCACCTTGATGGGCGTGGCGCAGCGGGCGAACCTGGTGGCCCCGGACGGTCGGATCGAGAACCTGTCGCGTGCCCTTAAAGCCGACAGTGCCTCCAGCGTGTTCGGCGCCGCAGTAGGTGTACCGCCGGTGACCAGCTACGTGGAAAGTGCCGCCGGGGTCGCCGCGGGCGGGCGCACCGGCCTGACGGCGGTGGTGGTCGGCCTGCTGTTCGTTGCGGCGATGTTCTTCGCCCCGCTGGCCGGGATGATCCCCGCCTATGCCACGGCCGGCGCGCTGATTTACGTGGCGATGCTGATGATGGGCAGCATGGCGCACATCAACTGGGACGAGGCGACCGACAGCATCCCGGCGATCGTCACCGCGATCATGATGCCGTTGACCTTTTCGGTGGCCGACGGCATCGCCCTGGGCTTCATCAGCTACGTCGTGCTCAAGGCCGGGACCGGCAAGTACAAGGAAATTTCCGCAAGCCTGTGGGTGCTGTGCGTGATCTTCATCGCCAAGTTCGTGTTCCTCTGA
- a CDS encoding AAA family ATPase, with protein sequence MEHREALIALRTFLSSQILGQEKLVERLLIVLLADGHMLVEGAPGLAKTKAIKELAEGIEAQFHRIQFTPDLLPADITGTEIYRPETGSFVFQQGPIFHNLVLADEINRAPAKVQSALLEAMAERQVSVGRSTYELSPLFLVMATQNPIEQEGTYPLPEAQLDRFLMHVKIGFPDAAVERRILQQARGEALGGEVKPERQVSQQAIFAARKEILGLYMADAVEEYLVQLVMATRTPAKFDSELADWIAYGASPRGSIALDRCARAHAWLAGRDFVSPEDIQAVLFDVLRHRVILSFEAEAAGIDQDRVVQRILDVVAVA encoded by the coding sequence ATGGAACACCGTGAAGCGCTGATCGCGCTGCGCACCTTTCTCTCCTCCCAGATCCTTGGCCAGGAGAAGCTGGTCGAGCGCCTGCTGATCGTCCTGCTCGCCGACGGGCACATGCTGGTCGAGGGTGCACCGGGCCTGGCCAAGACCAAGGCCATCAAGGAGTTGGCCGAGGGTATCGAGGCGCAGTTCCACCGTATCCAGTTCACCCCCGACCTGCTGCCAGCCGATATCACCGGCACCGAGATCTATCGCCCGGAAACCGGCAGCTTCGTGTTCCAGCAAGGGCCGATCTTCCACAACCTGGTCCTGGCAGACGAGATCAACCGCGCCCCGGCCAAGGTGCAATCGGCACTGCTCGAGGCCATGGCCGAGCGCCAGGTCAGCGTGGGCCGCAGCACCTACGAGCTGTCGCCGCTGTTCCTGGTCATGGCCACGCAGAACCCGATCGAGCAGGAAGGCACCTACCCGCTGCCCGAAGCGCAACTCGACCGTTTCCTCATGCACGTGAAAATCGGCTTCCCCGACGCGGCCGTCGAACGTCGTATCCTCCAGCAGGCCCGTGGCGAGGCGCTGGGCGGCGAGGTCAAGCCGGAGCGCCAGGTCAGCCAGCAGGCGATCTTCGCCGCACGCAAGGAAATCCTCGGCCTGTACATGGCCGATGCCGTTGAGGAATACCTGGTGCAACTGGTCATGGCCACGCGCACCCCGGCCAAGTTCGACAGCGAGCTTGCCGACTGGATCGCCTACGGCGCCAGCCCCCGTGGCTCGATCGCCCTGGACCGCTGCGCACGTGCCCATGCCTGGCTGGCCGGGCGCGACTTCGTCAGCCCGGAAGACATCCAGGCCGTGCTGTTCGACGTGCTGCGCCACCGCGTCATCCTGTCGTTCGAAGCCGAAGCTGCGGGCATCGACCAGGACCGTGTGGTACAGCGTATCCTCGACGTCGTCGCCGTCGCCTGA